In Panthera uncia isolate 11264 chromosome B4, Puncia_PCG_1.0, whole genome shotgun sequence, one genomic interval encodes:
- the AVPR1A gene encoding vasopressin V1a receptor has translation MDSMRFSGGPNEGPADNSSQGWPLLAGGVNGSRAAEALGDGGSPQGDVRNEELAKLEIAVLAVTFVVAVLGNSSVLVALHRTPRKTSRMHLFIRHLSLADLAVAFFQVLPQMCWDITYRFRGPDGLCRVVKHLQVFGMFVSPYMLVVMTADRYIAVCHPLKTLQQPTRRSRLMIAAAWVLSFVLSTPQYFVFSMVEVNNVTKARDCWATFIQPWGPRAYVTWMTGGIFVAPVVILGTCYGFICYHIWRNVRGKTALLPGKGTEGASGALHKGLLLAPCISSVKTISRAKIRTVKMTFVIVTVYIVCWAPFFILQLWSVWDEKFVWIESENPAITITALLASLNSCCNPWIYMFFSGHLLQDCVHSFPCCQNMNQTFNKEDSDSMSRRQTSYTNNRSPTNSMGTWKDSPKSSKSIKFIPVST, from the exons ATGGACAGCATGCGTTTCTCCGGAGGCCCCAACGAGGGGCCCGCGGACAACTCCAGCCAGGGGTGGCCCCTGTTAGCCGGCGGTGTCAACGGCAGCCGGGCAGCGGAGGCGCTCGGGGATGGCGGCAGCCCCCAGGGGGACGTGCGCAACGAGGAGCTGGCCAAGCTGGAGATCGCCGTGCTGGCTGTGACTTTCGTGGTAGCCGTGCTGGGCAACAGCAGCGTGTTGGTGGCGCTGCACCGCACCCCTCGCAAGACGTCCCGCATGCACCTCTTCATCCGCCACCTCAGCCTGGCCGACCTGGCCGTCGCTTTCTTCCAGGTGCTGCCGCAGATGTGCTGGGACATCACCTACCGTTTCCGCGGGCCCGACGGGCTGTGCCGCGTGGTGAAGCACCTGCAGGTGTTCGGCATGTTCGTGTCGCCCTACATGCTGGTGGTCATGACCGCCGACCGCTACATTGCGGTGTGCCACCCGCTGAAGACGCTGCAGCAACCGACGCGCCGCTCGCGCCTCATGATCGCTGCCGCCTGGGTGCTGAGCTTCGTGCTGAGCACGCCGCAGTACTTCGTCTTCTCCATGGTCGAGGTGAACAACGTCACCAAGGCCCGGGACTGCTGGGCCACCTTCATCCAGCCCTGGGGTCCCCGCGCCTATGTGACCTGGATGACGGGTGGCATCTTCGTGGCGCCCGTGGTCATCCTGGGTACCTGCTATGGCTTCATCTGCTACCACATCTGGCGCAACGTCCGCGGAAAGACGGCTTTGCTCCCGGGAAAGGGCACCGAGGGCGCGAGTGGCGCTTTGCATAAGGGGCTCCTGCTCGCGCCGTGTATCAGCAGCGTGAAGACCATTTCCCGCGCCAAGATTCGCACGGTGAAGATGACTTTTGTGATCGTGACAGTTTACATCGTTTGCTGGGCGCCCTTCTTCATCCTTCAGCTGTGGTCTGTCTGGGATGAGAAGTTTGTTTGGATCG AATCAGAAAACCCGGCCATCACCATAACTGCATTACTGGCTTCCTTGAATAGTTGTTGTAATCCCTGGATATACATGTTTTTTAGCGGCCATCTCCTGCAAGACTGTGTTCACAGCTTCCCATGCTGCCAGAACATGAATCAAACGTTCAACAAAGAAGATTCTGACAGTATGAGCAGAAGACAGACTTCTTACACTAACAACCGGAGCCCCACAAACAGTATGGGTACATGGAAGGACTCGCCTAAATCGTCCAAGTCCATCAAATTCATTCCTGTTTCAACCTGA